One stretch of Oncorhynchus tshawytscha isolate Ot180627B linkage group LG19, Otsh_v2.0, whole genome shotgun sequence DNA includes these proteins:
- the edc3 gene encoding enhancer of mRNA-decapping protein 3 — translation MAADWLGSLVSINCGETLGVYQGEVSSVDQSSQTISLKQPFHNGVKCPVPEVTFSAVDIKELKVLDIVSGRGGVVPKSSDPVSVPHRGHHKTQDRLASPQQQCSKSYGDKHLEVPGQPKGFRRRHNSWSSSSRGANQVTPKKNAVKNGGGGQRDDECFGDNMDDGLDTDFDFEGNLALFDKAAVFSQIAGSDRRGNGARSRGTPQEQQPSQYRHDKNILETKPVVYRQIVVPQPGAKEYCTDSGLVVPSISYELHKRLLSVAERYGLSLERRLEMTGVCASQMALTLLGGPNRLTPKNVHQRPTVALLCGPHVQGAQGISCARHLANHEVEVIIFLPNFVKGLDAISSEITLYTKTEGRQVSSAEELPESPVDLIINCLDCHENTFHMDQPWYQTAVDWANQNRAPVLSLDPPVSGQGHAVEAKWTLSLGLPLPLSEGVGRVYLCDIGVPRQVFQEVGIKYHSPFGCKFVVPLHSA, via the exons ATGGCTGCAGACTGGTTAGGTAGTCTGGTGTCGATAAACTGCGGAGAAACTCTGGGGGTGTACCAAGGCGAGGTGTCGTCTGTGGACCAGTCCAGCCAGACCATCTCCCTCAAACAGCCCTTCCACAATGGAGTCAAGTGTCCTGTGCCCGAGGTCACTTTTAG TGCCGTGGACATCAAGGAGCTGAAGGTCCTGGATATAGTGAGTGGTAGAGGTGGTGTGGTTCCGAAGAGCAGCGATCCGGTCTCAGTCCCACACCGAGGACACCATAAGACCCAGGACAGGCTGGCTTCACCGCAGCAGCAGTGCTCGAAAAGCTACGGCGATAAACACCTGGAGGTGCCGGGCCAGCCCAAGGGTTTCCGACGGAGACACAACTCCT GGTCGTCCAGTAGTCGGGGCGCCAACCAGGTCACCCCGAAGAAGAACGCTGTGAAGAACGGAGGAGGTGGTCAGAGGGACGATGAGTGTTTCGGGGACAATATGGACGATGGGCTTGACACAGACTTTGACTTCGAGGGGAACCTGGCGCTGTTCGACAAAGCTGCCGTGTTCTCACAGATCGCCGGGTCGGATCGCCGCGGTAACGGGGCCCGGTCGCGCGGTACGCCGCAAGAGCAGCAGCCGTCGCAATACCGCCACGACAAGAACATTCTAGAGACCAAACCTGTGGTTTACAGGCAGATAGTTGTCCCTCAGCCTGGGGCCAAAGAGTATTGCACTG ACTCGGGCCTGGTGGTGCCCAGTATTTCCTATGAGCTGCACAAGCGTCTGTTGTCAGTAGCTGAACGTTATGGCCTCTCATTGGAGAGGAGGCTGGagatgacaggtgtgtgtgccagtCAGATGGCCTTGACGCTGCTGGGCGGGCCCAATCG ACTGACCCCTAAGAATGTGCACCAGCGGCCCACTGTGGCCTTACTCTGTGGGCCTCACGTCCAGGGGGCCCAGGGTATCAGCTGTGCTCGTCACCTGGCCAACCACGAGGTGGAGGTCATAATCTTCCTGCCTAACTTTGTCAAGGGGCTGGATGCCATCTCCAGTGAGATCACGCTTTACACCAAGACAGAGGGCAGACAGGTCTCCAGTGCTGAAG AGCTTCCGGAAAGCCCCGTGGACCTTATCATCAACTGCCTGGACTGTCACGAGAACACCTTCCATATGGACCAGCCGTGGTACCAGACCGCTGTAGACTGGGCCAACCAGAACAGAGCTCCCGTGCTCAGCCTGGATCCTCCAGTCAGCGGACAGGGCCACGCCGTAGAAGCCAAGTGGACACTGTCTCTGGGTCTCCCGCTACCACTGTCAGAGGGAGTAGGTAGGGTTTACCTGTGTGATATTGGGGTTCCCCGACAGGTGTTCCAGGAAGTTGGGATCAAGTATCATTCTCCGTTCGGTTGTAAGTTTGTGGTGCCATTGCACTCTGCGTAA